A window of Kyrpidia spormannii genomic DNA:
CCAGCGGTCGTAATCAAAGTCGTGCAATAGACCCACAATCCCCCATTTTTCCTCATCTTCCCCATACTTGCGGGCATAGGCTCTCATGGCCGCCTCTACGGCCAAGGCGTGTTTGATGAGATTCGGGTTTTTCGTGTACTCGTTCAACAGTTCCCACGCTGCCTCGCGATCAAGTGACATCGTATGTGCCTCCTTTATCGGGCCGACCCCGTCCGGGATGATGGTTCCCCGGCGGAATGGGCGCCCGGAATCACGGCTTCATAAAGTGGGAATAGTTCCAACAGCACAGTTTGGGCGAGGCTGAGAAACGACTCGCCTTTCACTAGAGCCGGCTCCTGTCGGTCGAACCGACGGCCCACTGCCAAACCGGCTGCTTTTTTCTCCAAGGCCACGCCGAGCTCTTGGAGGCCACCTCCGTCGAGCCGAGGCCAGGGCCGGTCCGCCGCCCCGTCCCGGTGCAGGGCCCACAAGTAAGAAGAAGGCACGAGCGCGGCAGCCTCCTCCCCGTGCTCCCGCAACCACCGGGCGGCCCCCGGCTTGTCCTCCGCTTCGGGTTTGATCACCAGCCGCACAAACACCTCTTCAGCCCCAATTCCCACTTCAAAATGTGCATATCGTTTATACCCCCGGGGCGAACGGGAGAGTGCCATCCACGTCTCGTCGGGAGGGTTAACCTTGCGCCGGGCATGAGCTGCAACATGGGGGTAAAAAGGCACCCCGGTCTCCCGGGAAAGCCGAGGGGCCAACTCGTCAGCCAGCGCCGTCAACTTCGGCCGCACCCGGGAACGAATCGCCTCCATCCGCTCCTCGAACTCCGCGATCGAAAAGACGGCAAAATCTTCCGCTTCAAAGCCGTTGAACGCCACCGTCAACCCTCCTTTTCCGTGTCCAGGCTCCATCCGGCGACCACGCCTGGCCTCGTGGTGACGGGTCAATACCCTTTGCGGGAATCCACCCGGTTGACCCATTCCCCGGCCCCGGACAAGTACACCAGGAGATTCTTTAGGAAAATTTCCAGTGCCCGGTCGTTGTAATAAGGCGAGAGACCCGAGATATGAGGGGTGAGCAGGCAATTCTCCAGTCCCCAAAAGGGATGGTCCGAAGGAAGCGGTTCCTGTTCAAACACATCCAGGGCTGCCCCGGCAATCCACCCTTCGGTCAATGCCCGCAGAAGAGCCGGTTCATCCACGACGCCGCCCCGGGCCATGTTGATCAAAAACGCCGTCGATTTCATTCGCCTCAATTCCGCCTCCCCGATCATGCCCCGGGTCTGGGCTGTGAAAGGGACGAGCACCACGAGATAATCCGCCCCGCCCAAAAGTTCATCCAATCCATCTTTTCCGGAAAATACACGATCGAAACCATCCACGGCCCGCCCGCTCCGGTTATGGCCCCATACCGTCAACCCGAAGGCCCGGGATCGCGTCGCCAAATCTTGGGCAATCGCTCCGGTCCCCAGCACCCCGAGTACCTTGCCTCCCAGCTCGTCCACGCGAAGCTTGCGATCCCAGACCCGCTCCCTCTGGAGGCGGGCGAACTCCAGGAGCCGGCGGCTGTGCATGAGCATGATGCCCAGGGCGTGCTCGGCCATTTGAGGGCCGTGAACCCCCCGGGCATTGGTCACCACGACCCCCCGACGATCCAGTGCCGCCAAGGGCATCCGGTCCACTCCGGCGGAAAACACCTGGATCCACCGCAGGCTCTTCATCTGCTCCACCCGACGATCATCCAAATCCATCCCGTACGTAATCAGGACTTCTATCTCGGCCAGATCATTCCCCATCTCTTCCAAGCCCTGCACTGTCCGGATTTCCACCCCGGGAAAAACCTGTTTCACCCGCTCGCCATGCTTGGTTTTTAACGGCACAGTGCTCACCACGTTCAGTCGCCTGTGAGTGCTCGATTCCGTTCCGCTTTGCCCCATCGCCTCCGCCTCCTTTCCGGTCTCCCCACCACAGTGTTGCCCGTCCCGACCCGACGCCACCCCGCTCCCGGGGGACCGACGCGAAGAAGCTCTTCCCTACGGGTCTTGAACTTGTTACCATGAAATAAGAATAGCAAAAACACCGCCGAGGGGCGAGAAGAGGTGGAGGCTTGATCCGGGTTTTATTCGTGTGTCTTGGGAACATCTGTCGCTCGCCGATGGCCGAAGCCGTTTTCCGCCGGCAGGTCGAGGAAGAAGGTCTGTCCGGGTGCATCTCCGTAGATTCTGCCGGGCTGGGCACTTGGAACGTCGGGGATCCGCCCCACCCCGGTACCCGCCGGGTCCTGGATGCCCGGGGCATCTCTTGGGAAGGCCACCGGGCGCGGAAGGTGTCCCGGTCCGATCTGGGCCGGTTCGACTATATCGTCGCCATGGATGAGGATAACCTCGCAGGATTGAGACGGCTGGATCCCGCGGGCGAGTATCTCCACAAGGCGTCACTGCTGCTCGACTGGGCACCGGAAACAGAGGTGCGCGAAGTCCCGGATCCCTTTTTTACCGGGACGTTCGAATACGTCTACCGGTTGGTGGAGGCCGGATGCCGGGGATTATTGGAACACATCCGAACGGTGCACCGCTGCGATCCTGGACCCGGAGATCTCACCCCGGAATGAACCTGGCAAGACACCATCACCACAAATTCACCATAAGAATTTTATCCTTTTCCCCTAGGACACTTTCTTCTCACAAGTGGTCGTCACCTGGTAGAATAGAGCCAAGAACAAGTTTCACGTAGGGCAAAGGTGTTCGGTTAGGAGGTGGGCCCGTTGAAAGGACTGTGGCTAGGGGGAATCATCCTGTTATTGAGTCCATTTCAACAGGTGGGGGCGAACCTGCAGAATGTCGAGGTTCCTCCGGCGGTAGCCCAGGTCATTCAGCACATTGAAGATCTTGCACAGCAAGTCGATGAGACATGGATTACCATCTCTAATATGCTGGAAAGCGGCCAGGCCACTCCCGATCAGATCAATCAACAGCTCGACCAACTCTCCCAGGAACTCAACCAGCTGCACCAGGCATTAGTCGACCAGTCACTGGCCAGACAGATCGGGATCCACCGATTGCCGCCCGAGCGGGCAGGATCCCCGCAATCTGTATCGGGAATCAATATCATTCCCGGGGATGCCAGGGTCTCCCGGGGAGCGTTGCAAGCTGCGGCAGATCTCGTGAAAAACGTCTCTCTGCCGATCTTGAAAAACGAATTGGGCCAACAACCCCAGAGGGCGCAGGTCGTACTGTTTTCCACCCCTCGCACTTATGGTAGTGCCTTGGCCCGGGCCGGAGTCGACCCGAACATGATTCCCCAGATGGTGGCCCATACCGGAGGTGTCACCGTGGGAAACGACATCTGGCTGCCCCTGTACCCCGTTCAGGCGGAATCGGATCTCGCCAACGTCCTCACCCACGAGTTGACCCACGTCACCCTCAACGAGATGGGAATTGGCGATCAACTGCCGGTGTGGATCAATGAGGGCATCGCTTGGTATGATGGGACCCAGGCCCAGGCCCAACTGGATCCGCAAAAGGTGACCGCTCAGGATGAGGCAATGATCCAGCAACTCCGGACTGTGGCTCGCCGGGGGGCACTGTTGCCCCTCTCGGCCGGGGAAGGGCAGATCATCCAGGCTCCCTATAATGTGGAGTGGCAAGACTATCTGGCGGTGCGCCAGCTGCTTAAAGACGGAGGAATGGAGAAGTTCCGGTCGTTCCTGCAGGACGTTGCCACTAAAGGTGTGGACCAGAGCTTCCGAGATCATTACCAGATGGATCTCGGACAGTACGAGAACCAAGTGGAGTCCGCCCTGGTGGCCGCTTTGCAGGGATAGTTCGTCGGTCAGAGGGGGCGGGCGTCACCCGTCCCCTCGCGCCACCGAGTCAACATTTGGCAGTTCGCCAATCTTACGAAATGGCCCATGTACCCAATTCCCAACCTTCAAACGATAAAATTGTCCTTCATATCCCTTCATCGGCTTGGTCTTGGGATGATGACAGGGGTTCACGCTTAATGATTCGATCGCTTGTAGGATTCGTTTTGCCGTGACTTTATCCAACTTTCTAATAACCTTGCTGGCCTCTTTCGCGAACAGCAATTCATAACCCGAGGTCACGCTTCAGGTCCTCCAACGGTACGGCTTCACGTTTCATCAATTCTTGCCTGCCTTGTTCAATGGCTCGAATATCCTCTGGCGTCAACAGATCGTCTTCTTCGTCAAGCTGATTTTCCAATAGCCAAGACAAAAAACTTTTTGCAACCAATTTATTTTTATCGTTCAAATGCTTGATCAATTGTTCCAGCTCTTGCTCAAGAGCACTCATGATGCTGACCTCCCCGGTGAAATTCACGGTCTTACCACAGATCCATTATAGCAAAATCGCCCTAAAGTGTCCGACGGCCCGGTGACCATCACTGTTACCTCGAGCTGGGGCATGTCACCTCATGCCGCCCCGATTCAAATTCGCACCCGTTTGAGGCGCAGGGCACCCAGCACCACCATCACGGAACTGAAAGCCATGGAGGCTCCGGCGATGAGGGGGCTCAACCAACCCGCAGCCGCAGCGGGGATGCCGATGATGTTGTACCCCAGGGCCCAGAACAGGCTTTGGCGAATGTTGCGCAAGGTCGCCCGGGAGAGGAGGACGGCGCGAACCACCCCCTCCAAACCGGTTCCAATGAGGGCTACGTCGGCGGCGTCCAGGGCCACGTCCGCTCCCGTCCCCACGGCGATGCCCACATCGGCCGCCGCCAGGGCCGGCGCGTCGTTGATGCCATCCCCCACCATGGCCACTTTCCGACCTCTTTTTTGATACTTCCGGATCACCCGGACCTTATCCTCGGGAGAGAGTTCGGCCAGAACGTGGCGAATCCCGACCTGCCGGGCGACGACCTCGGCGGTATGCCGGTTGTCCCCGGTGACCATGACCAACTCGATCCCCATTTCTTGCAGCGCTTTCACCGCCCGACGGGACTCCTCCAATAGAACATCGGAAACGGCGATTAAACCGGCCAATCGGCCATCCACCCCCACCTGGATCACAGTCTTGCCTTCTGACTCCCAGAGATCTTTCTCAGGGGGGACAACTCCTTCCACACCGCATTCCTCCAGGAACCGCCCGTTCCCGATTACCACCGGCCGCCCTTCCACGACGGCCCGCACTCCCCCGCCTCCCGAGGACACAAAACCCTCAGGCTCCGGGAGCGGCCCCAATCCAGTAGCCCCTTCTGCCAGGATTCGCCCAAGGGGATGTTCCGAAGGCCCTTCGGCCGAAGCAGCGAGGCGAATGAGGTCATTCCGCGAGCGAAGGGGGCCCGGTCGAATCACCCGCACATCTGTCACCGCAGGTCGCCCCCGGGTAAGAGTCCCGGTTTTGTCCAGCAGCATCACCTGAACCCGGTGCAACTGCTCCAGCGCCTCCCCGCCCTTAAAAAAAATTCCCATCTTCGCCGCCCGCCCGGTTCCCACCATCACCGCGGTGGGGGTCGCCAAGCCGAAAGGGCACGGGCAAGCGATCAGAAGAACGGCCACGGCGTTCATGAGGGCGGTGGGGAGTGCGCTAGTCGTGCCGCCGCCCGCAAAAAACCACACGCCAAACGTCCCGGCGGAGATGGCGATCACCGCCGGAACAAACACATTACAAATCGCATCCGCCAACCGCTGGACCGGGGCCTTCGACGCCTGGGCCTCTTCAATGAGCCCGATGATCCGCCCCAAGGCAGAGTCTGCGCCGACCCGCTTCAACTGGATCCGGAGGGTCCCCTGTTGATTGAGCGTCGCCCCGTACACCAGATCCCCCGCCCTCTTGACGACGGGGAGCATTTCCCCCGTCATCATCGATTCATCCACATCCGATTCTCCGGCCACCACCCGACCGTCCGCCGGGATTTGCTCCCCGGGTCTGACCACCACCACGTCCCCCACCTGGAGTTGCTGGACCGGAACGTCCCGCTCTCCCTGGGGGGTCCACAGGTGGGCAAATTTGACCTGGAGGGAAACGAGCTCGGCCAGGGCGTCGGCGGTGCGGTTTTTTGCGTGAGATTCGAGAATTTTGCCGAGTCGGACCAGTGTGATAATCAAAGCTCCAGTTTCAAAATACAAATGTCCCGACCCCCGGAGGATCATCCACACGCTGTAACCATAAGCTGCCGAAGTGCCCAAGGCCACCAGGACGTCCATGTTGGCCGAACCGCTGCGAAGGGATTTCCACGCTCCCACGTAAAAGGCCCAACCGGCGACGAATTGAATCTCGGTGGCCAAAACCCATTGCACCCGGGGATTGAGAAACGCCCTCGGGATATACGGAAAACCGGCCATATGGGCCATCACCCACAAAAACGGCAGAGACAAAATCAGGGAAAAAACAAACATTTCCCATTGACGGCGCCGATCCCCGGCCGAGTCTTTCGTCTGTTGATCAGGGTGGGCGCCGTATCCCAATTTTTCTACACGATCGATGAGCTCTTCCAGATCCACAGCCCCGGGGATGTACGTCACCGTGGCCCGCTCCAAGGCGAGATTGACGTTCACATCGAGAACCCCTTCCTGCCGTTTCACCACCCGCTCAATCCGGGTGGCGCAGGCGGCACAGTGCATGCCCGTGATCCGCAGGGTCGCTTTCTCCTTTTCCATCCCGCCGCCTCCCTCGAAAAGCCAGTC
This region includes:
- a CDS encoding type II toxin-antitoxin system RelE family toxin codes for the protein MTSGYELLFAKEASKVIRKLDKVTAKRILQAIESLSVNPCHHPKTKPMKGYEGQFYRLKVGNWVHGPFRKIGELPNVDSVARGDG
- a CDS encoding heavy metal translocating P-type ATPase, which encodes MEKEKATLRITGMHCAACATRIERVVKRQEGVLDVNVNLALERATVTYIPGAVDLEELIDRVEKLGYGAHPDQQTKDSAGDRRRQWEMFVFSLILSLPFLWVMAHMAGFPYIPRAFLNPRVQWVLATEIQFVAGWAFYVGAWKSLRSGSANMDVLVALGTSAAYGYSVWMILRGSGHLYFETGALIITLVRLGKILESHAKNRTADALAELVSLQVKFAHLWTPQGERDVPVQQLQVGDVVVVRPGEQIPADGRVVAGESDVDESMMTGEMLPVVKRAGDLVYGATLNQQGTLRIQLKRVGADSALGRIIGLIEEAQASKAPVQRLADAICNVFVPAVIAISAGTFGVWFFAGGGTTSALPTALMNAVAVLLIACPCPFGLATPTAVMVGTGRAAKMGIFFKGGEALEQLHRVQVMLLDKTGTLTRGRPAVTDVRVIRPGPLRSRNDLIRLAASAEGPSEHPLGRILAEGATGLGPLPEPEGFVSSGGGGVRAVVEGRPVVIGNGRFLEECGVEGVVPPEKDLWESEGKTVIQVGVDGRLAGLIAVSDVLLEESRRAVKALQEMGIELVMVTGDNRHTAEVVARQVGIRHVLAELSPEDKVRVIRKYQKRGRKVAMVGDGINDAPALAAADVGIAVGTGADVALDAADVALIGTGLEGVVRAVLLSRATLRNIRQSLFWALGYNIIGIPAAAAGWLSPLIAGASMAFSSVMVVLGALRLKRVRI
- a CDS encoding peptidase MA family metallohydrolase, yielding MKGLWLGGIILLLSPFQQVGANLQNVEVPPAVAQVIQHIEDLAQQVDETWITISNMLESGQATPDQINQQLDQLSQELNQLHQALVDQSLARQIGIHRLPPERAGSPQSVSGINIIPGDARVSRGALQAAADLVKNVSLPILKNELGQQPQRAQVVLFSTPRTYGSALARAGVDPNMIPQMVAHTGGVTVGNDIWLPLYPVQAESDLANVLTHELTHVTLNEMGIGDQLPVWINEGIAWYDGTQAQAQLDPQKVTAQDEAMIQQLRTVARRGALLPLSAGEGQIIQAPYNVEWQDYLAVRQLLKDGGMEKFRSFLQDVATKGVDQSFRDHYQMDLGQYENQVESALVAALQG
- a CDS encoding DUF1054 domain-containing protein — its product is MAFNGFEAEDFAVFSIAEFEERMEAIRSRVRPKLTALADELAPRLSRETGVPFYPHVAAHARRKVNPPDETWMALSRSPRGYKRYAHFEVGIGAEEVFVRLVIKPEAEDKPGAARWLREHGEEAAALVPSSYLWALHRDGAADRPWPRLDGGGLQELGVALEKKAAGLAVGRRFDRQEPALVKGESFLSLAQTVLLELFPLYEAVIPGAHSAGEPSSRTGSAR
- a CDS encoding D-2-hydroxyacid dehydrogenase, which codes for MGQSGTESSTHRRLNVVSTVPLKTKHGERVKQVFPGVEIRTVQGLEEMGNDLAEIEVLITYGMDLDDRRVEQMKSLRWIQVFSAGVDRMPLAALDRRGVVVTNARGVHGPQMAEHALGIMLMHSRRLLEFARLQRERVWDRKLRVDELGGKVLGVLGTGAIAQDLATRSRAFGLTVWGHNRSGRAVDGFDRVFSGKDGLDELLGGADYLVVLVPFTAQTRGMIGEAELRRMKSTAFLINMARGGVVDEPALLRALTEGWIAGAALDVFEQEPLPSDHPFWGLENCLLTPHISGLSPYYNDRALEIFLKNLLVYLSGAGEWVNRVDSRKGY
- a CDS encoding low molecular weight protein-tyrosine-phosphatase; amino-acid sequence: MIRVLFVCLGNICRSPMAEAVFRRQVEEEGLSGCISVDSAGLGTWNVGDPPHPGTRRVLDARGISWEGHRARKVSRSDLGRFDYIVAMDEDNLAGLRRLDPAGEYLHKASLLLDWAPETEVREVPDPFFTGTFEYVYRLVEAGCRGLLEHIRTVHRCDPGPGDLTPE